The Juglans regia cultivar Chandler chromosome 16, Walnut 2.0, whole genome shotgun sequence nucleotide sequence CTTTTGACTTGAGTGCCTGTTTCCTCACCATGAGCCtttggactcgactttggtggtTGACGGTAGCGGAGTCTTTTGACTTACGCACCCATTTCATCGCCTCAAGTTtttggactcgactttggtggtCAAGGGTTGCGGAGTCTTTTGACTTGCGCACCCATTTTATCACTGCGAGTCTTTACACTCGACTTTGGTGGCCGAGGGTCACAGAGTCTTTTGATTTGTGCTCCCGTTTCCTCACCGTGAGTCTTTGGAATTGACTTTGGTGGTCAAGGGTCACAGAGTCTTTTGACTTGCACGCCCGTTTCCTCACCACGAGTCTTTGCACTCAACTTTGGTGGTCGTTTCATCCATGTTGATGGGTGAGAGTGGGGGGGAATAACCacctttattcaactttctttattgttagaatatacaGAATCAAGGATAAAACTTCTCTAGGTGCTCGAAGTTCCATGGGTGCTACAGTTCTTTTCCCTGGCTGTCTTTTAAGCGATATGAGCCCGGTCGGTGGTGGTGACTGCCACGTATGGTCTTTCCCAACAGGGGCCAAGTTTTCCCTCCTCTTGCGTAGTTACTTCCGTCTCTTTGAGCACTAGGTCACCTACCTTGAATTTCCTGGACTTAACTCTTTTGTTGAAGTAGTGTTTTGTCCGTCTCTTATTAAGGATCCCATGAATCTCAGTTTTTTCCCTCTCTTCGTCTAAGAGGTCAAGGTGTTGTTCTAGTGTTCTGTCATTTTGCGATTGGTTGAAGTGTTCTAGTGTAAGTGGGTAATCCGATCTTTATTGGGGCTACAGCTTCAATCCCCTACGCTAAGGTGAAAGGGGTTTCTCCTGTTGGAATTTTTACCATAGTTCTGTAAGCCCACAAGACCCATGTAAGCTCCTCTACCCACTCCCCATTTCTGTTTGAGtttcttcttcaaaatccaTTAGGGACTTGTTTGTTGCCCCCATTTGTCCATTGGCCTGGAGTGTCCTGGAGATGAGTATTTGACCTGGATCGTCAGCTCTGTACACCATTCCCAATAATGCTTTGAGTTGAATTGCTTTCTGTTGtttgaaatgatgttttgggaGATTCTGATCAACAGACAACATTCTTCCATAAGAACTTGGTGATGCTTCTCATCATGATCGTCGTTAGGGCTCTATCTCCTCCCACTTTGTGAAATAATCTACAGCAACAACTACAAACTTCACTCCTCTTTTCCTAGGTGGGAAGGGCTCCATTAGGTAGACTCCCCATTGTAGGAAAGGCCATGGGGCAATGATGGAAGTCAGCTCCTTCGGTGAGCAATGTGGCACTGGGGTGAACACCTGGCACTGGACGCACTCCTTATGAACTCCTTTGCATCTTTGAGGGCATTGGACTAGTAGTACCCCATCCTCATGACTTTCCTCACCAAGGTATTCCCTCCAGAATGGTTCCCGCACACTCATTCGTGCACTTTTGCTAAAACATACTAGGCCTATTGCAGTGAGACGCATCTTAGTAGGGGTGCCGAAGCCGCGAAACCCCACTTGTAGAGGATACCATAAACTTTGGTGAACCGCACGGCTTTCCTTCTAATCTTCCTAGCCTCTTTCTTCTCATTTGGGAGCTCACCAGTGTCTAGGTGTTTCGCTATCTCTCTGGCCCACTCCAGTTCTTTCGGTTCTACTTTGCAGACTTCTGCCTCAACCGCCTAGATTTCAAAAACTCTACGCTCCACCTTCCACGGCAGGGTGGACTCGTCCATCCCTAAAGCTGCTTAGGCCTGCCTGTCTATTACGGAGTTGGATTCTCTGGGTATCTACATGATACTGAAATGAGAGAATCGATCGCTACTTTCTCTGACCCGTTGTAGATACTTCTTTAATTTCTCACCCTTGGCGGCGTATGCCCCTAGCACCTAGTTAACAACAACTTGGGAATCTGCTTTCAACCTCAGTTGCCCCTAGCGTCTCTGCTATGCTGAGCCATGCTATTAGGGCTTCGTAGTCGGCTTCATTATTGGTGGTTTTGAAGATCAGTTTTGCCATGTGATGATGTTCCTGCCCGAGTCGTGGATTATGTGTATTCCTAGTCGCCCTCCAATACGACAAGAAAAGGCGTCGACAAAGATCTGCCAAGGTTTCCAACCCAGGAGGTTGCCACTTCCTAGGGAAAGCTACTAAACTTAGCAATAAAATCTGTCAAGGCTTACCCCTTTATTGCACCACTTAGTAAGTTGATATGAACCTGTAagaatgaaatctcttgaatCCACAATTTGGTCTCTATAATATCTTTCTTAGAGCATTTCCAATGGTTCTGTTATCCTATCCTTCaaaatacatcaccaaaactcactttttctattttacatattgatttttacaataagTCATACATctgcttatctattttttctctatatcatttaaatattcttttttattattttttattcatttcaaatatttcttctaactACCAATGAATTTTGCAATATCTCTTTATATacaatgttatataattatgtcatattttaGACTAgtacaaatttaattatataattatgttatataatatgtcatatttcatatatgtattttttataagcataTGTCATAGAGATAAGCGAGAATGGACGAAAGGGTGGATCCTTCCCAATATGAAACCAGGGTGAGAAAATGTGAGAAAATGTGTAATAAGGAGAAGGGACTAAAATGAAATACTGGTAAACAAAAGCAGTGGAGAAAAAACGTCtcaatgagagagaaaataattaaaaatgtttcaaAGTTGTGAACAGTATTCTCTACATCTAAAGGATTACTGTaccaaaatgtaaaataaaaatcaaaatacaaaatccatTGGAATGGCCTTttgataaaatttctttatattttacagaaaaatatattttacatgagcCATTGTGAATGCTGCTCCTAGAGGGCTTTCTATCAAGACTCTAATAGGGTGGGCCTAGAAACATGGTCGTAGTCACTTGACATATGTTACTAAGGCGAATGCCAGCATCCTCATTCAAGGGTATCTCAACTCTGCGCCCCGTAGGGCGTGGCTTGTATAACATACTGGCATTTTGCCAACTCCTTCTTCTTTAACCAGGATGCCGACACAGCATGAGGCGACACTGCCAAGTACACGTAGAGTGTGTCCCCCTGCTCGAGCTGTTTAGCAATGACGGGTTGGACATGCATTCCTTCAATTCTTGGAACGCTCAATCACACTCATTGTTCCAGGGATGCACCTTGCGCAGAACTCTAAAAACTAGCATGCATTTGTCCGTGGACCTAGACACAAACTTGTTTAAGGCAACCACCCTACCTGCCAATTGCTAGGTCTCGCCTATGTTCCAGAATGGGTTCATGTTCATGATTGTGCTCAGTGTTGGCCTCAATTCATCTCTCGGACACTATGAAGCCTAAAAACTTCCTAAAGCCCACGCTGAAAGCGCATTTCGATGGATTTAACTTCATCTTATATTGGCGTAGTACTACGAAAGATTCTCTTAGATCTACCAAATGTTGGGCATGTTCCTTGCTCTTCACCAGCAAGTCATCGACGTAGACTTCCATGGTCCGCCAATATGTTTTTTGAACATTCGTTTCACGAGCCTCTGATAGGTTTCTCCAACATTCTTCATGCCAAAGGGCATGACTTGATAGGATTATAGCCACCGATCCGTTATGAATGGCGTCTTTTCCTCATCCGCTAGATTCATGTGAGTCTAATTGTACCTCAAGTAGGAGTCCATAAAACTTAACTTTCGATGACCCGCCATGGAGTCGACGATAACGTCGATTCATGGTAATAGGAAACTATCATTCGGACATGGTTTGTTTAAGTCAATGAAGTCTACACATATTTTCAACTTCCCATTTGCTTTCTTGACTAGGACAATGTTGGACAGACACTCGGGGTAGTGAGCCTCTCTAACGAATCCTGCGGCGAGGGGGCAGCTCACTTCCTCGATTATGGTTGTGTACTTCTCCATGCCAAACGACCTCCAATTTTGGCGAACCTTCTTACAGGTGGGGTCAACACATAGTCTATGTTCAATGACCGCGTTGTCGATACCAGGCATGTCTTCCTGGCTCCATGCAAACATGTCCCTGTGTTCAACCAAGAGTTGCTTCAAGGCCTCCCTAATGTCGAGGGGGAGTCTTGTGCCTACCCGTGTTGTGGCATCCAGCCACCCTAAATGTAGCGTCACTAGCTCTAATGGTTTGTTCGCCCCCGCCTGTTGTAGGTTCTCCTTGCCCCATGTCTCCACATCACAATTGAATAGAACTAGTGGTGGGGGTAATGGCTTTTCCTGGGTATGGTCTTTGACTATGCGAATATCAAGTCCACCTACCTTAAGCTCTTGCACATAGCATTCTCGAGCCAGGGATTGCTCACCTCTTACTCCCCTTACCCCTGCTTCAGTGGGGAACTTTATCTTGAGGTGATAGGTAGATATGATAGCTCTGAGGTTGTTCAGGGTCGAATGGCCCAATATGATATTATAGGATGATGGGGCTTTTATCACCAAGAAGTCAGTCATCGTGGTGGTTGTGCATATTCATTTCCCTACCGTAATAGGTAAGGTTATGGTGCCCACATGTTGAATTGTGTTACCGGAGAACCCCCTCAATGAGGTGGGTGAAGGTTGTAGCCTGTTGGGGTCAATGCCCATCCTGACAAAGGTCTCCCAGAACAGGATGTTTGCCGAGCTTCCGTTGTCGACCAAAATTTGTCTTAGTGTAGTTGGCGACCAAGAGTGTCACTACAAGTGCATCGTCGTGTTGGTACAAGACCTCTCACAATCCTCTGTCCAAAGGAGATGGTTGCCACATTTATGCACCACGAATGTTTGGGCGGCCTATCTgttatataaactaaatatctTGCCTTACAAGCATGTGCTCTCCTCACGTCCACCTCCAATGAATCCCCCAACTATCGTACGGATCTCTCCCAAGGGTGCTTCGTCACGATTTAGATTTCAGCAAGGGGCATCATGGCCATATTCTCTTGCCAGCCATCGCCTTTTTGGACAATTGCTTCGCCAAGTATTTCGTCCTCTCTCCGATCTTCGCCTTAGTTTTACATGCTCAGCGAGCATCCATTCTAACTCACCACTTCCTGTTAGCTCAGACACCCTCTTTTTCATCGTGTAGCAATCTTCTGTCCAGTGGGTGTCTGATTGATGATACTTGCAAAAGCTTTAACCCCTTCTTACCTACCCTGAGTCCTCCCTTCCTGAGGACCCTTCCTTTGGATGTACATTTTAGGTTGTTGTGGATTAGTCTAGTGCCATGTTTGTGAGGGGGAGCTTGTCTCTCTCGCCTTTTCTCTTGTGAGCTCAGGCTAGCCCTTCGTTCTCCCGTCCTGCTGAAATTCTTGCTTTGTGCCTTCATTTGGCCTTTTCTTGGTTTGATTAGGGCTTGCAAGGTATCT carries:
- the LOC118344798 gene encoding uncharacterized protein LOC118344798; the encoded protein is MTDFLVIKAPSSYNIILGHSTLNNLRAIISTYHLKIKFPTEAGVRGVRGEQSLARECYVQELKVGGLDIRIVKDHTQEKPLPPPLVLFNCDVETWGKENLQQAGANKPLELVTLHLGWLDATTRVGTRLPLDIREALKQLLVEHRDMFAWSQEDMPGIDNAVIEHRLCVDPTCKKVRQNWRSFGMEKYTTIIEEVSCPLAAGFVREAHYPECLSNIVLVKKANGKLKICVDFIDLNKPCPNDSFLLP